A region from the Riemerella anatipestifer genome encodes:
- a CDS encoding acyltransferase family protein, which produces MSNNKLFFPALTGYRAIAAWMIFIYHFFPFKNESHSYPEWIAKIIWEFHIGVDMFFVLSGFLITYRYFNENPIDFKKYMVNRFARIYPMYFLITVAVFISGYLTSGIWTQEKTIEALLSFTMTKALFKEYFLGGVAQGWTLTLEEMFYITAPLYFILIRKRKIWLYLLPILIFIFGFGMKEVFSNFSNLGGFLQKNIATYIIEFFVGIGLALFINNQSKSIQILKNKVTYVGIGFILVYLIGMQFFRAVFDLKYDPAVFVSMGALSLLGIAPLLWGLIHERTFISKILSTPFMVLLGKSSYIFYLIHKGFIPIFINDNIWSNKLFIFVVLNIISIVLFKYIEEPANLWIRKYYSKNNN; this is translated from the coding sequence ATGAGTAATAATAAACTTTTTTTTCCAGCTCTTACAGGGTATAGAGCAATAGCTGCTTGGATGATTTTTATATATCATTTTTTTCCATTTAAAAATGAATCACACTCTTACCCAGAGTGGATAGCAAAGATTATATGGGAATTTCATATAGGAGTAGATATGTTCTTTGTATTGAGCGGATTTCTAATAACTTATAGGTATTTTAATGAAAACCCTATAGATTTCAAGAAGTATATGGTAAATAGGTTTGCAAGGATATATCCCATGTATTTTTTGATTACAGTAGCGGTTTTTATAAGTGGTTATCTTACTTCTGGTATTTGGACTCAAGAAAAAACAATAGAGGCTCTATTGAGTTTTACAATGACGAAGGCACTTTTTAAAGAGTATTTCTTGGGAGGAGTGGCACAAGGGTGGACGCTTACTTTAGAAGAAATGTTCTATATAACAGCACCGCTTTATTTTATTTTAATTAGGAAGAGGAAAATTTGGCTCTATTTATTGCCAATTCTTATTTTCATTTTTGGTTTTGGAATGAAGGAAGTTTTTTCTAACTTTTCCAATCTAGGAGGCTTTTTGCAAAAGAATATAGCTACTTATATTATAGAGTTTTTTGTAGGGATAGGTCTAGCTTTATTTATTAACAACCAATCTAAGAGTATACAAATATTAAAAAATAAGGTTACCTATGTAGGGATAGGTTTTATACTCGTATATCTTATAGGAATGCAGTTTTTCCGTGCGGTTTTCGACTTAAAGTATGATCCCGCTGTGTTCGTCTCTATGGGAGCCTTATCTTTATTAGGAATAGCGCCTCTGTTGTGGGGGCTTATCCATGAAAGAACTTTTATTAGTAAAATTTTATCTACTCCTTTTATGGTGTTACTGGGAAAAAGCTCATATATATTTTACCTAATACATAAAGGCTTTATCCCAATATTTATTAATGATAATATTTGGAGCAATAAGTTATTTATTTTTGTTGTCTTAAATATTATATCAATTGTACTGTTTAAGTATATTGAAGAACCTGCCAATCTATGGATTAGAAAGTACTACAGTAAAAATAATAATTAG
- the mtaB gene encoding tRNA (N(6)-L-threonylcarbamoyladenosine(37)-C(2))-methylthiotransferase MtaB has protein sequence MSTNSKTAAYHTLGCKLNFAETSTIARQLSDAGYQKVSFDDRADVYVINTCSVTENADRECKIHVKRAMKANPEGLVVIVGCYAQLKPEEISKIEGVDLVLGAKEKFNILSYLEDLEKTHNEGIVHSCEIEEADFFIGSYSIGDRTRAFLKVQDGCDYKCTYCTIPLARGISRSDTIENVIKNAQEIAAKDIKEIVLTGVNIGDYGKGEFGNKKHEHTFLDLITELDKVEGIERIRISSIEPNLLKNESIELVAQSKRFVPHFHIPLQSGSDELLKRMKRRYLTKLYKDRIDTIKSVMPNAAIGVDVIVGFPGETEERFLETYHFLNELHISYLHIFTYSERENTEAVAMDGVVPISERKKRNKMLRILSEKKKMAFYQSQLGKTLPILWEHENKDGMMFGFTENYVRVKKPFDQSSVNQVETLKLNKIEADGTVSVSSSFEQFLENA, from the coding sequence ATGAGTACTAATTCTAAAACAGCGGCTTACCATACTTTAGGCTGTAAACTTAATTTCGCTGAAACTTCCACCATCGCTAGACAACTGTCTGATGCCGGTTACCAAAAAGTAAGCTTTGATGACAGAGCCGATGTCTATGTAATCAATACCTGTTCGGTAACAGAAAATGCCGACCGTGAGTGCAAAATACATGTAAAAAGAGCTATGAAAGCCAACCCCGAAGGATTGGTGGTGATTGTAGGTTGTTACGCTCAACTCAAGCCCGAAGAAATTTCTAAAATAGAAGGGGTGGATTTGGTATTGGGAGCCAAAGAGAAGTTTAATATTTTAAGCTACTTAGAAGATTTAGAAAAAACCCACAACGAGGGTATCGTTCATTCTTGCGAAATAGAAGAAGCCGATTTTTTCATCGGTTCTTATTCCATAGGAGACCGCACGAGAGCCTTTTTAAAAGTGCAAGACGGCTGCGACTACAAGTGTACTTACTGCACCATACCTCTAGCACGAGGTATTTCTAGGTCTGACACTATAGAAAATGTGATTAAAAACGCTCAAGAAATCGCCGCTAAAGACATTAAAGAAATTGTTTTAACAGGAGTGAATATTGGGGATTATGGCAAAGGAGAATTTGGTAATAAGAAACACGAGCATACTTTTCTAGACCTCATCACAGAATTAGACAAAGTTGAAGGGATTGAACGCATTAGAATTTCGTCTATAGAACCCAACTTATTAAAAAATGAAAGTATAGAGCTTGTTGCCCAAAGTAAAAGGTTTGTGCCTCATTTTCACATTCCGTTGCAGTCTGGTAGTGATGAACTCCTCAAAAGAATGAAACGCCGCTACCTCACTAAGCTGTATAAAGATAGAATAGACACCATAAAATCTGTAATGCCTAACGCTGCCATTGGGGTAGATGTGATAGTGGGCTTCCCTGGAGAAACGGAAGAGCGTTTTTTAGAAACCTACCATTTTCTAAATGAGTTGCATATCTCTTACCTCCATATTTTCACTTATTCTGAAAGGGAAAATACCGAAGCCGTAGCAATGGACGGTGTAGTGCCTATCTCCGAAAGAAAAAAGAGAAACAAAATGCTTAGGATTCTATCCGAGAAGAAAAAGATGGCTTTTTATCAGTCTCAACTTGGGAAAACATTGCCTATCCTTTGGGAACACGAAAATAAAGACGGTATGATGTTCGGATTTACGGAAAATTATGTAAGGGTAAAGAAGCCTTTTGACCAAAGTTCCGTTAATCAAGTAGAAACATTAAAGCTCAATAAAATAGAAGCAGACGGTACAGTATCGGTCAGTTCTTCTTTTGAACAGTTTTTAGAGAATGCCTAA
- a CDS encoding SDR family oxidoreductase, whose product MNYTDSMLKENALKDKVAIVTGGGSGLGKAMSKYFLELGAKVVITSRDLDKLKSTATELENATGGTVLPLACDVRNYDEVEAMKAEALKTFGKIDILVNNAAGNFISPTERLSANAFDVIIDIVLKGTKNCTLSIGKHWIEEKQKGTVLNIVTTYSWTGSGYVVPSACAKAGVLAMTRSLAVEWAKYGIRFNAIAPGPFPTKGAWERLLPGDLAEKFDMRKKVPLRRVGEHQELANLAAYLVSDFSAYINGEVITIDGGEWLQGAGEFNMLEQIPAEMWDALEMMIKAKKGS is encoded by the coding sequence ATGAACTATACAGATTCTATGCTCAAAGAGAATGCTCTTAAAGATAAAGTAGCCATTGTAACAGGTGGCGGTAGCGGATTAGGGAAAGCCATGTCAAAATATTTCTTAGAATTAGGGGCTAAGGTTGTCATTACTTCTAGAGATTTAGACAAACTAAAAAGCACAGCTACAGAACTAGAAAACGCCACTGGAGGTACAGTATTACCACTCGCTTGTGATGTCAGAAATTATGATGAGGTAGAAGCAATGAAAGCGGAAGCCCTAAAAACTTTCGGAAAGATAGATATTTTAGTAAATAATGCTGCGGGGAACTTTATCTCGCCTACCGAAAGGCTATCTGCCAATGCCTTTGATGTCATTATTGATATTGTATTAAAAGGAACTAAAAACTGTACTCTATCTATTGGCAAACATTGGATTGAAGAAAAACAAAAAGGAACTGTACTTAATATTGTTACCACTTATTCTTGGACAGGCTCTGGCTATGTAGTACCTTCGGCTTGTGCAAAGGCAGGGGTTTTAGCAATGACAAGAAGCCTTGCTGTGGAATGGGCAAAATATGGCATTAGATTTAACGCGATAGCTCCAGGACCTTTCCCTACCAAAGGAGCGTGGGAACGCTTACTCCCAGGAGACCTTGCCGAGAAGTTTGATATGAGAAAAAAAGTTCCTCTAAGAAGAGTAGGCGAACACCAAGAGTTGGCAAACCTTGCGGCTTATTTGGTTTCTGATTTCTCGGCTTACATCAATGGAGAAGTAATTACCATAGACGGTGGCGAATGGCTACAAGGTGCTGGGGAATTTAATATGTTAGAACAAATCCCTGCCGAAATGTGGGACGCCCTAGAAATGATGATAAAAGCGAAAAAAGGCAGTTAA
- a CDS encoding M16 family metallopeptidase has protein sequence MRLKKSFILLMLFLSLGVFAQNYEWKSASSAGYDYKYVTSDPMKARFYTLKNGLTVILSPTPKDPRIQCYIAIKAGSKTDPATNTGLAHYLEHMMFKGTDKYGSLDWAKEKVELDKIDALYEQYNKTTDEVKRKAIYRKIDSISGVAAKFAIANEYDKMMSAMGAQNTNAFTSFEQTVYTDDVPSSSLDKYLKVQAERFRNPILRIFHTELEAVYEEKNRSLDSDGSKVFETLFANLFKNHNYGKQTTIGTVEHLKNPSLVEIRKYFNTYYVPNNMGIIMSGDFNPDEVIKKIDQSFGYMKYSPVPKYTFSPETPTNQPIIKEIVGPDAEGLTMGFRLPGNKDKDVLLADLVGQILTNGKAGLLDLNLVKKQKLLSAGAFTFLLIDHGVLYISAKPTSGQSLEEVKDLVLNEIDNLKKGNFDDQLITSIVNNMKKMKIKDSENYGDRASVLMDAFTSELDWKDQVAYVNNLSKITKQQVVDFANKYLGNNYVAVLKRKGEKSESIKIEKPEITPVETNADKQSDFVKMVASMPSNSSKPVFLDYNKDLKKSKLAQAEVLYVPNQDNSLFRLMYRYKIGSLNDLKQSIASQYIQFLGTDKKSSEAISKEFYKIASSFKVSTGEEYTTVTIEGLQENFDQAVSLYEDLVLNAKPDETALTNLKARLMKGRKDAKLNKNVILQGLTSYATYGADNKFNYVLSDDELNKITADELVARIKQLNNYEQTIIYYGPEKLNVLVNKLSKLHKMPSTLAKPNPAKVFTQVKQDKNQVLFADYDMVQAETRWIRNTDLYDPNKTALVKVFNNYFGGGMGAIVFQTIRESKALAYSTFAYYVQPSKKEEKYTLLGYVGSQSDKFNEATASMNELLNKLPELPENLNLAKGQTKKDIETERITQDGIIFNYLEAQRLGLKEDIRKVIYQTVDKINFADLKNFHQNYLANQPYTYAIVASKDKVKEEDMKKLGELKKLSLEEIFGY, from the coding sequence ATGAGATTAAAAAAATCATTTATCCTTTTGATGCTTTTCCTATCGTTAGGGGTATTTGCCCAAAATTACGAATGGAAAAGTGCTTCGTCTGCTGGATACGACTATAAGTATGTTACCAGCGACCCAATGAAAGCCCGTTTCTACACTCTAAAAAACGGACTGACGGTAATTCTTAGCCCTACGCCTAAAGACCCTAGAATCCAATGCTACATTGCGATAAAGGCAGGAAGTAAAACAGACCCTGCTACCAACACAGGTCTAGCTCATTACTTAGAACATATGATGTTTAAAGGAACTGATAAATACGGCTCGTTAGACTGGGCAAAAGAAAAAGTAGAGCTTGACAAAATAGATGCTTTGTACGAACAGTACAATAAAACAACTGATGAGGTTAAAAGAAAAGCCATCTACCGAAAAATAGACTCTATTTCTGGAGTAGCTGCCAAGTTTGCCATTGCCAATGAATACGACAAAATGATGTCTGCTATGGGAGCTCAAAATACAAATGCCTTTACAAGTTTTGAACAGACGGTTTACACAGATGATGTACCTAGCAGTTCATTGGACAAATATTTAAAGGTACAAGCGGAAAGATTTAGAAACCCTATTTTAAGGATATTCCACACAGAGTTGGAAGCTGTTTATGAAGAGAAAAACCGAAGCCTAGACAGCGATGGCAGTAAAGTTTTTGAAACTCTTTTCGCTAACTTGTTTAAAAACCATAACTACGGTAAACAAACCACTATCGGTACCGTGGAACATCTTAAAAACCCTTCTTTAGTAGAGATTAGAAAATACTTTAACACTTACTATGTGCCTAACAATATGGGTATCATTATGTCGGGAGATTTTAACCCAGACGAAGTGATTAAGAAAATAGACCAAAGTTTTGGTTATATGAAATACAGCCCTGTACCTAAGTACACTTTCTCTCCAGAAACACCTACCAATCAACCTATTATTAAAGAGATTGTAGGTCCTGATGCAGAAGGACTTACTATGGGCTTCCGTCTTCCAGGTAATAAGGATAAAGATGTTCTGTTAGCTGATTTGGTAGGACAGATTTTAACTAATGGTAAAGCAGGACTACTAGACCTCAACCTTGTGAAAAAACAAAAGCTTCTTTCCGCAGGAGCATTTACTTTTTTGCTTATAGACCACGGTGTGCTTTACATTAGTGCTAAACCTACCTCTGGACAATCTTTAGAAGAAGTAAAAGATTTGGTACTTAACGAAATCGATAATTTGAAAAAAGGAAACTTTGATGACCAGCTCATCACTTCTATCGTTAATAATATGAAGAAGATGAAAATCAAAGATTCTGAAAACTACGGCGACCGTGCTAGTGTTCTAATGGACGCCTTCACTTCCGAATTAGACTGGAAAGACCAAGTGGCTTATGTTAACAACCTTTCTAAAATCACAAAACAGCAGGTGGTAGATTTCGCTAATAAATATTTAGGAAATAACTATGTTGCAGTACTCAAAAGAAAAGGAGAAAAATCTGAAAGCATTAAGATAGAAAAACCTGAAATCACTCCAGTAGAAACCAATGCTGATAAACAAAGTGATTTTGTGAAGATGGTTGCATCTATGCCGAGCAATAGTTCTAAACCTGTATTTTTAGACTACAACAAAGACCTTAAAAAGTCTAAACTTGCACAAGCAGAAGTGCTTTATGTGCCTAACCAAGACAATAGTCTTTTCAGATTGATGTACCGTTATAAGATAGGAAGTCTTAACGATTTAAAGCAATCTATCGCTTCACAATACATTCAGTTTTTAGGAACAGATAAAAAATCTTCTGAAGCTATTTCTAAAGAGTTTTACAAAATTGCTAGTAGCTTTAAAGTATCTACAGGAGAGGAATACACCACCGTTACAATAGAAGGTTTACAAGAAAACTTTGACCAAGCCGTGAGCCTGTATGAAGATTTAGTTCTTAATGCTAAACCTGACGAAACTGCCCTTACCAATCTAAAAGCGAGGCTTATGAAAGGTAGAAAAGATGCTAAACTTAACAAAAATGTCATCTTACAAGGGCTTACTAGCTATGCTACTTATGGAGCAGACAACAAATTCAATTATGTGCTTTCAGACGATGAACTTAACAAAATCACCGCTGATGAACTTGTGGCGAGAATTAAACAACTCAACAACTACGAGCAGACCATTATTTACTACGGTCCTGAAAAACTAAATGTACTTGTAAACAAATTGAGTAAACTCCACAAGATGCCAAGCACTTTGGCAAAACCAAACCCTGCAAAGGTATTTACACAAGTAAAACAGGATAAAAATCAAGTTTTATTTGCTGACTATGATATGGTTCAAGCCGAAACTAGATGGATTAGAAATACAGACCTCTACGACCCTAACAAAACCGCATTAGTAAAGGTATTCAATAATTACTTTGGTGGTGGTATGGGTGCCATTGTGTTCCAAACCATTAGAGAAAGTAAGGCTTTAGCTTACAGCACCTTTGCTTACTATGTTCAGCCAAGCAAAAAAGAAGAGAAGTATACTTTATTAGGATATGTAGGTAGCCAATCAGACAAGTTTAATGAAGCAACCGCTTCTATGAACGAGCTACTTAACAAGCTCCCAGAACTTCCGGAAAATCTCAACCTAGCTAAAGGACAAACCAAAAAAGATATAGAAACCGAACGCATTACACAAGACGGTATCATCTTTAACTATTTGGAAGCTCAAAGACTAGGCTTAAAAGAGGATATTAGAAAAGTTATCTACCAAACTGTTGATAAAATCAACTTTGCAGATTTAAAAAATTTCCATCAAAATTATCTTGCTAACCAACCTTACACCTATGCTATCGTAGCGTCTAAAGATAAGGTTAAAGAAGAAGATATGAAGAAATTAGGCGAACTTAAAAAGTTAAGTTTGGAAGAAATCTTTGGATACTAA
- the argS gene encoding arginine--tRNA ligase encodes MDIKEYIKESIAQVVESVYGLPNITLEVQENKTDFEGDFTVVIFPLVKQLKKSPDALGQEIGEAIINSSDFVEGFNVVKGFLNLKVKNKYFIESFKAEERNFGTVTPKNQTVMVEYSSPNTNKPLHLGHIRNILLGYSVAQILKEAGYDVIKTQIVNDRGIHICKSMLAWEKFGNGETPADSGLKGDKLVGNYYVKFDQEYKKEIQNLVENGLGEDEAKKQAPIFVEAQKMLLDWEKENPRVRELWQKMNQWVYDGFGETYKRLGVDFDQIQYESNTYILGKDLIQEGLSKGVLYQKEDGSVWCDLSDEGLDQKLLLRSDGTSVYMTQDLGTAVERFKQNDIQKLIYTVGNEQDYHFQVLFKILKKLGYDWAEHLYHLSYGMVELPHGKMKSREGTVVDADDLMQEMYLTAKEKAQELGKLEHLPEEDKERSYEIVGQGALKYYMLKVDPKKKMLFNPEESIDFNGNTGPFIQYTYARIQSLLEKASYEPQDLAEDIEINAYEKELITHLGNFKTVVSKAAETLSPAQLANYIYDLVKLYNSFYQNNPILNQEDAAVKNLRLKLSSLTAKTIKRGLELLGIGVVNRM; translated from the coding sequence ATGGATATTAAAGAGTATATAAAGGAAAGTATTGCTCAAGTTGTGGAGTCTGTGTATGGTCTTCCAAATATAACTTTGGAAGTACAAGAAAATAAAACAGATTTTGAAGGAGATTTTACGGTGGTAATATTTCCTTTGGTGAAACAGCTTAAGAAGAGCCCAGATGCATTAGGGCAAGAGATAGGCGAGGCTATAATAAATTCTAGTGATTTTGTAGAAGGCTTTAATGTAGTCAAAGGTTTTCTTAATCTTAAAGTTAAAAATAAATACTTCATAGAAAGTTTTAAAGCAGAAGAGCGAAACTTTGGAACAGTTACACCAAAGAATCAAACAGTAATGGTGGAGTATTCTTCTCCTAATACTAATAAACCACTTCATTTAGGGCATATTAGAAATATTCTTTTGGGTTATTCAGTTGCTCAAATACTGAAAGAAGCAGGGTACGACGTTATCAAAACTCAAATTGTTAATGATAGAGGAATCCATATCTGTAAGTCTATGTTGGCGTGGGAAAAGTTTGGTAATGGAGAAACTCCTGCTGATTCAGGGCTGAAGGGAGATAAGCTAGTAGGAAATTACTATGTTAAATTTGACCAAGAGTACAAGAAAGAAATCCAAAATCTTGTAGAAAATGGTTTAGGAGAAGATGAAGCTAAAAAGCAAGCTCCGATTTTTGTGGAAGCACAAAAGATGCTTCTAGATTGGGAGAAAGAAAATCCTCGAGTGCGTGAATTGTGGCAGAAGATGAACCAATGGGTTTACGATGGTTTTGGAGAAACTTATAAAAGATTAGGTGTTGATTTTGACCAAATCCAATACGAAAGTAATACCTATATACTAGGCAAGGATTTAATACAAGAAGGACTTTCTAAAGGAGTATTGTATCAGAAAGAGGACGGCTCAGTATGGTGTGATTTATCTGATGAAGGTTTAGACCAAAAGTTATTATTGCGTAGTGATGGTACTTCCGTTTATATGACGCAGGATTTAGGAACAGCGGTGGAACGCTTCAAACAGAATGATATACAAAAACTGATTTATACCGTAGGAAACGAGCAAGATTATCACTTTCAAGTGCTATTTAAAATCTTGAAAAAACTAGGATACGATTGGGCAGAGCATCTGTATCACCTTTCTTATGGTATGGTGGAATTGCCACATGGAAAGATGAAATCAAGAGAGGGAACAGTGGTAGATGCAGACGATTTAATGCAGGAAATGTACCTCACGGCTAAAGAAAAAGCTCAAGAACTAGGGAAACTAGAACATTTGCCAGAAGAGGATAAGGAGCGTTCTTACGAAATTGTAGGGCAGGGAGCTCTTAAGTATTATATGCTCAAAGTAGATCCTAAGAAGAAGATGTTGTTTAATCCAGAGGAGAGTATAGATTTTAATGGTAACACAGGACCATTTATCCAATATACTTATGCTAGAATCCAATCGTTGTTAGAGAAAGCTAGTTATGAACCACAGGATTTAGCAGAGGATATAGAAATCAATGCTTATGAAAAAGAGCTTATAACGCATTTGGGTAACTTTAAAACAGTAGTTTCTAAGGCGGCAGAAACGCTTAGTCCAGCACAATTGGCTAATTATATTTATGATTTAGTAAAGTTATATAACTCTTTCTATCAGAATAATCCTATCCTTAATCAGGAAGATGCAGCGGTTAAAAACTTGCGTCTGAAACTCTCTTCTCTTACGGCGAAAACCATTAAGAGAGGTTTAGAATTACTAGGCATTGGTGTGGTAAATAGAATGTAA
- a CDS encoding dihydroorotase codes for MKVLIKNAQIVNENQIFQSDILIENSLITKITPSILETEADQTIDAKGLYLLPGVIDDQVHFREPGLTHKGTIETESRAAVAGGVTSFIEQPNTVPNAVTQELLENKYQIASQTSHANYSFSMGGTNDNLDEVLKTNPRNVAAIKLFLGSSTENMLVDNPEILEEIFSKVKMPICVHCEDETTIRKNTEDYKSKFGDDIPVKYHHLIRSEEACFISSAKAVELAQKTGARLHIYHLSTAKETILLDNMTPLKDKKITSEVCVHHLHFTNEDYETKGSLIKWNPAVKTQQDKDGLWEALLDGRIDVIATDHAPHTLDEKQKPYTQCPSGAPLVQHSLQTMLEYHKKGKVSLETIVEKMCHNPAIIFQIEKRGFIREGYKADLVLVDLNTEQTVSKENILYHCGWSPLEGETFHSKITHTFVNGHLAYHNGEVSSTKHGERLLFDRN; via the coding sequence ATGAAAGTACTCATTAAAAACGCCCAAATCGTTAATGAAAACCAAATTTTTCAATCAGATATTCTTATAGAGAATAGTTTAATCACTAAGATAACTCCCTCAATATTAGAAACCGAGGCCGACCAAACCATAGACGCTAAAGGATTATACCTTCTGCCTGGGGTAATAGACGACCAAGTTCACTTTAGAGAGCCTGGGCTTACCCACAAAGGAACTATTGAAACCGAAAGCCGTGCTGCCGTTGCTGGAGGTGTTACGAGTTTTATAGAACAACCCAACACTGTTCCTAATGCGGTTACCCAAGAGCTTTTAGAAAATAAATATCAGATAGCTTCACAAACTTCCCACGCTAACTACTCTTTCTCTATGGGTGGAACCAATGACAATTTAGACGAAGTCCTAAAAACCAACCCTAGAAATGTAGCTGCAATAAAACTTTTCTTAGGTTCTTCTACAGAAAATATGCTGGTGGATAATCCAGAAATTTTAGAAGAAATTTTCTCCAAAGTTAAAATGCCTATTTGTGTGCATTGCGAAGACGAAACTACCATTCGTAAAAATACAGAAGACTATAAAAGCAAATTTGGCGATGATATTCCTGTAAAATACCACCATCTCATCAGGAGCGAAGAGGCTTGTTTTATTTCATCAGCTAAAGCCGTAGAACTCGCTCAAAAAACAGGTGCAAGACTACATATTTACCACTTATCAACCGCTAAAGAGACCATATTATTAGATAATATGACTCCTCTAAAAGACAAAAAAATAACTTCAGAAGTTTGTGTGCATCATCTTCATTTTACTAATGAAGACTATGAAACTAAAGGTAGCCTTATCAAATGGAATCCTGCCGTTAAAACTCAACAAGATAAAGATGGCTTATGGGAAGCACTACTTGATGGTAGAATAGATGTGATAGCAACAGACCACGCCCCACACACCTTAGACGAAAAACAAAAACCTTACACACAATGTCCTTCGGGAGCACCTCTTGTACAGCACTCTTTGCAAACGATGTTAGAGTACCATAAAAAAGGAAAGGTAAGTCTAGAAACGATTGTGGAGAAGATGTGCCACAATCCAGCCATCATTTTCCAAATAGAAAAGAGAGGCTTTATAAGAGAGGGCTATAAGGCAGATTTGGTATTGGTAGATTTAAACACTGAACAAACAGTTTCCAAAGAAAATATACTTTACCATTGTGGCTGGAGTCCATTAGAAGGCGAAACCTTTCATTCCAAAATCACACATACTTTTGTTAATGGGCATTTGGCTTATCACAATGGAGAAGTTTCCTCTACTAAACACGGAGAAAGACTTTTATTTGATAGAAACTAA
- a CDS encoding HU family DNA-binding protein, with protein MPIKYKVIQKGQPGVAGGGEKKYYASANVVSEKTLAGLTRDIEKISTVSGADIRAVLYALVDVMQSSLAEGQIIRLGELGSMRVSISSEGKAKEEEVTSAVIKNAKVVFTPGSDLKKMLATLSYEKL; from the coding sequence ATGCCAATTAAGTACAAAGTCATTCAGAAAGGGCAACCAGGAGTTGCCGGTGGAGGCGAGAAAAAATACTACGCTTCTGCCAATGTAGTCAGCGAAAAAACTTTAGCAGGACTTACCCGAGACATTGAGAAAATCTCAACGGTAAGCGGAGCGGACATCAGAGCGGTGCTTTACGCTTTGGTAGATGTAATGCAGTCTTCTCTAGCCGAAGGACAAATTATCCGCTTAGGAGAACTCGGTAGTATGAGGGTGAGTATCAGTAGCGAGGGTAAAGCCAAAGAAGAGGAAGTAACCTCAGCAGTTATTAAAAATGCCAAGGTGGTATTTACCCCAGGTTCTGACCTGAAAAAGATGCTCGCCACGCTAAGCTACGAAAAGCTCTAG
- a CDS encoding glycosyltransferase, with the protein MINNKSQKIKVLFRLRSLEMGGVPRVVLDLLRNLPKDKFDLALMLNLYQGELVSEIPKDIRLIVVEKGREQMSRNAFVQKIQLGLRRLKLEFYDKFPSLLYASKVKEEYDIEVSPGYAEFEMVLNSPNKKSKKVGWFHTDVSYDKDEARVKKRIDLMKRFDWMIFGAAQTRQVIEDLYGVTYPKSSVIYNVIKINEAREKAEAFKVDFDVRPCFTSIGRLHSRKGYHTLIKVHKRLIDEGLLHSIAVIGGGNEMENLKNQVKALSVEKTFLLLDTQKNPWPYVKASDYFVLPSQSESYPLTIGEVMALGKPIISTNVGGIPEMIDDGEDGILVNYDENELFEAMKSFLTNPELVERIKKGTLGADEKFDERKIYAQVTEVFERLVATK; encoded by the coding sequence ATGATTAATAATAAATCACAAAAAATAAAAGTATTATTTAGACTTAGATCTTTAGAAATGGGAGGTGTGCCACGAGTGGTTTTAGACTTGTTGAGGAACCTTCCTAAGGATAAGTTTGATTTGGCTTTAATGCTTAATTTGTATCAAGGTGAATTGGTCTCCGAAATACCTAAAGATATTAGGCTTATCGTTGTGGAAAAAGGGAGAGAGCAGATGTCTCGAAATGCTTTTGTTCAAAAAATACAACTGGGACTAAGGCGACTGAAGTTAGAATTCTACGATAAATTTCCGAGTTTGTTGTATGCATCTAAAGTAAAGGAAGAATATGATATAGAGGTATCACCAGGCTATGCGGAATTTGAGATGGTGCTCAATTCACCTAACAAAAAATCCAAGAAAGTAGGGTGGTTTCATACCGATGTTAGCTATGATAAAGATGAGGCAAGGGTAAAAAAACGCATTGATTTGATGAAGAGGTTTGACTGGATGATTTTTGGGGCTGCACAAACCAGACAAGTGATAGAAGATTTGTATGGTGTAACTTACCCAAAGAGTTCAGTTATTTACAATGTTATTAAAATCAATGAAGCGAGAGAGAAAGCAGAAGCTTTTAAAGTAGATTTTGATGTCCGTCCGTGCTTTACCTCAATTGGAAGATTGCATAGTAGAAAAGGTTATCATACTTTAATAAAAGTCCATAAACGATTGATAGACGAAGGTCTACTACATTCCATTGCCGTTATAGGTGGAGGGAATGAAATGGAAAATCTGAAAAATCAAGTGAAAGCATTATCCGTAGAAAAAACTTTTTTACTTTTGGATACTCAAAAAAATCCTTGGCCTTATGTTAAAGCGTCGGATTATTTTGTGTTACCTTCTCAATCAGAGAGTTATCCACTGACGATAGGCGAAGTTATGGCTTTGGGGAAACCAATTATTTCCACCAATGTAGGCGGTATACCAGAGATGATAGACGATGGGGAAGACGGTATTTTAGTTAATTACGATGAAAATGAACTCTTTGAAGCAATGAAATCATTCCTTACCAATCCAGAATTGGTGGAGAGAATTAAGAAAGGAACTTTAGGAGCTGATGAAAAGTTTGATGAGAGAAAGATATATGCTCAAGTTACGGAAGTGTTTGAGAGATTGGTAGCTACCAAGTAA